The following proteins are encoded in a genomic region of Dethiosulfovibrio faecalis:
- a CDS encoding DUF1385 domain-containing protein — MILGPIKLIALLAGASDRVSEKACPETLPVGGQAVIEGVIMKGPSHWGMAVRQPDGDIWRDRWPCAGWDKRGIWKKPVFRGMATMAEMLREGFRALSRSAQIALGEEEELTSFDIAMSVLVAVVAVVGLFVALPLWIGDLFGGWFGLGHLGKNVVEGVARGLVFVSYVGCIGLWKDIREVLMYHGAEHKTINAFEAGSPMTVKRIGRYSRIHPRCGTSFLLVVVVMSIIVFSLVGGGGILWRVGSRVVLLPLVIGLSYEIIRSSAKWGSLGKSIMAPALSLQYLTTRIPTSRQLEVALSALESALDVSFLPDRPGRDLYREIRR; from the coding sequence ATGATATTAGGGCCTATCAAGCTTATAGCCCTTTTGGCCGGGGCCTCCGATAGGGTTTCGGAAAAAGCCTGTCCGGAGACCCTCCCGGTGGGAGGGCAGGCGGTCATAGAAGGCGTAATAATGAAGGGGCCCAGCCATTGGGGGATGGCGGTGCGCCAGCCCGACGGCGATATATGGAGAGACCGCTGGCCCTGCGCCGGATGGGACAAGAGAGGCATATGGAAAAAACCCGTCTTCAGGGGAATGGCAACGATGGCCGAGATGCTCAGGGAGGGCTTCAGGGCCCTGTCCAGATCCGCCCAGATAGCCCTGGGCGAGGAAGAGGAGCTTACCTCCTTCGATATAGCGATGTCCGTCCTGGTGGCGGTAGTTGCGGTCGTAGGGCTTTTCGTCGCCCTGCCCCTTTGGATAGGCGATCTTTTCGGAGGCTGGTTCGGCCTGGGGCATCTGGGTAAAAACGTGGTGGAAGGGGTCGCCAGAGGGCTCGTCTTCGTCTCCTACGTAGGTTGTATCGGACTGTGGAAGGATATCAGAGAGGTCCTGATGTATCACGGAGCAGAGCACAAGACCATAAACGCCTTCGAGGCCGGATCCCCTATGACGGTAAAGAGGATAGGAAGATATTCCAGAATCCATCCCAGATGCGGAACTTCCTTTCTTCTGGTGGTGGTGGTCATGAGTATTATAGTCTTCTCCCTGGTCGGAGGAGGAGGAATCCTGTGGAGGGTGGGATCCAGGGTGGTGCTGTTGCCTCTGGTGATAGGCCTTTCCTACGAGATAATACGTTCCTCCGCGAAATGGGGTTCCTTGGGCAAGAGCATAATGGCTCCGGCCTTGAGCCTGCAGTACCTTACGACCAGGATACCGACCTCCAGACAGTTGGAGGTCGCCCTGTCCGCCTTGGAATCCGCTCTTGACGTTTCCTTCTTGCCCGATAGACCTGGGAGGGATCTGTACCGTGAAATTAGACGATAA
- the thyX gene encoding FAD-dependent thymidylate synthase, with translation MRVDLIYTTPDYLMAVWLAGHTCHSPKAPQELYAEPASREKMLKLADFLIEAKHLSVMEHCSMTFAVSGVSRTLLAQYSRHRIGVSLSVQSQRYVSERSDFGAIFDHVTPPTVSASPEAMEIFSKAMESCQDCYDRLLDVGIPREDARFVLPGAITTNFVTTLNLRSFLDVYSKRVSVKGAQWEIRELLVEMGRLLLEKESWLETYLGSNLEEKR, from the coding sequence ATGAGAGTCGATCTGATCTATACTACCCCGGACTATCTCATGGCCGTATGGCTCGCAGGCCATACCTGTCACAGTCCCAAGGCCCCTCAGGAGCTCTACGCCGAGCCGGCCAGCAGGGAAAAGATGCTGAAGCTTGCCGACTTCCTTATCGAGGCGAAGCACCTGAGCGTCATGGAGCATTGTTCCATGACCTTCGCCGTTTCCGGGGTTTCCAGGACCTTGCTGGCCCAGTACAGTCGTCACAGAATAGGGGTCAGCCTGAGCGTTCAGAGTCAGCGCTACGTCTCGGAGAGATCCGATTTTGGAGCCATTTTCGACCATGTGACTCCTCCTACAGTATCTGCCTCTCCGGAGGCCATGGAGATATTCTCCAAGGCCATGGAGAGCTGTCAGGACTGCTACGATAGGCTGTTGGATGTCGGAATACCTAGGGAGGACGCCCGTTTCGTCCTTCCCGGCGCGATAACGACGAACTTCGTTACCACGTTGAACTTACGGTCGTTTCTCGACGTATACAGCAAGAGGGTCAGCGTCAAAGGGGCGCAGTGGGAGATTCGGGAGCTTTTGGTCGAGATGGGCAGACTGTTGCTTGAAAAAGAATCCTGGCTTGAAACCTATCTGGGTTCCAATCTGGAGGAGAAACGATGA
- the rpmE gene encoding 50S ribosomal protein L31 has translation MKKDIHPNYGTCKVSCACGNTFETQATVDEIKVGVCSVCHPFYTGKKGRILSEAGRLEKFNKKYAGMNYGQKEATE, from the coding sequence ATGAAAAAGGACATTCACCCCAACTACGGGACCTGTAAGGTATCCTGCGCCTGTGGGAACACCTTCGAGACCCAGGCGACCGTCGACGAGATCAAGGTAGGCGTCTGCTCGGTCTGCCATCCTTTCTACACCGGTAAGAAGGGAAGGATCCTCTCCGAGGCCGGAAGGCTGGAGAAATTCAACAAGAAATATGCTGGAATGAACTACGGCCAGAAAGAGGCCACCGAGTAA
- a CDS encoding HutP family protein — MKWTKMFAGEERELDIADNGREVEREILPDDDDGVEIVARIRFNADGQVGRAALLLASTLTKEDEDSVKRQLLDLGWYSVATEVGGVYGDLPQKITRALVGAALNSGVIQKDQREMHALMHAAFESLDAFIPSGLLEASIGAKIAIVRNDRWISVAVMGDTAYHAVAHHERFGLGVMHI, encoded by the coding sequence ATGAAGTGGACGAAGATGTTCGCCGGAGAGGAAAGGGAACTGGATATCGCCGATAACGGGAGGGAGGTTGAGAGAGAGATTCTGCCGGACGATGACGACGGAGTGGAGATAGTAGCCAGGATCCGTTTTAACGCCGACGGTCAGGTTGGCAGAGCCGCCTTACTATTGGCCTCTACCTTGACGAAAGAAGACGAGGATTCGGTCAAGAGACAGCTTCTCGATCTGGGATGGTATTCCGTGGCAACCGAGGTGGGCGGTGTTTACGGAGACCTTCCCCAGAAGATAACCAGGGCTTTGGTAGGGGCGGCTCTAAACAGCGGTGTTATACAAAAGGACCAGAGGGAGATGCACGCCCTTATGCACGCAGCTTTCGAGTCCCTGGATGCCTTCATCCCGTCCGGTCTCCTGGAGGCCAGTATAGGTGCCAAGATAGCCATCGTCAGGAACGATAGGTGGATATCCGTCGCCGTCATGGGGGACACCGCCTATCATGCCGTGGCCCATCACGAGAGGTTCGGCCTGGGAGTCATGCATATCTAA
- a CDS encoding AI-2E family transporter, with protein MKNVNIIVACVFILTLVAVGMVLKAAQSVILPFVIAWLLSYVFGPIVRFMARKKIPIFFTIVAVLALFLGVCALGAIFMNTRVVAFASAYPKYYDQLIALTKSFTSSDLFPPDFWDSINWGERIGKYLLSLSGSLVTFMSNLVLVIVFLVFMLLGSPYVEYKIKKAFSVDSGSRILSVLKAISTQIGSYLTLQTLISVSTGVCVWLALSYLRVDFAMTWGVLAFALNFIPTIGSIIASVPPILLALVQYYPNTFPAIGAAVSLLLIQMLIGNVITPKVMGDSLDVSPVVILISLFFWGWLWGVIGALLSVPIVAIIKIICENVDSLNTVGVMMGTGKQYKKEFE; from the coding sequence ATGAAAAACGTAAATATCATAGTGGCGTGCGTTTTCATACTGACTTTGGTAGCGGTGGGTATGGTGCTCAAGGCCGCTCAGAGCGTTATACTTCCCTTCGTGATAGCCTGGCTTCTTTCATATGTGTTTGGACCTATCGTCCGTTTCATGGCTCGAAAGAAAATTCCCATATTCTTCACCATCGTGGCGGTTTTAGCCCTGTTTTTAGGGGTGTGCGCCTTAGGGGCGATTTTCATGAATACCAGGGTGGTGGCCTTCGCGTCGGCTTATCCCAAATACTACGATCAGCTCATAGCTCTCACGAAGAGCTTCACCAGCAGCGATCTGTTCCCTCCGGATTTCTGGGACAGCATAAACTGGGGTGAGAGGATAGGCAAATATCTGCTTTCCCTTTCCGGTTCTCTGGTGACCTTTATGTCGAACTTGGTGTTGGTCATAGTCTTTCTGGTCTTTATGCTTTTGGGCAGCCCCTACGTGGAGTACAAGATCAAAAAGGCCTTCTCCGTCGACTCGGGGTCCAGGATTCTTTCGGTTCTGAAGGCCATCTCCACCCAGATAGGGAGCTATCTGACCTTACAGACCTTGATAAGCGTCTCCACCGGGGTCTGCGTCTGGTTGGCCCTGTCCTACCTTAGGGTCGATTTCGCCATGACCTGGGGGGTTTTGGCTTTTGCCCTCAATTTCATCCCGACCATCGGTTCCATCATAGCCTCGGTGCCTCCGATTCTGCTCGCTCTGGTACAGTATTATCCGAATACATTCCCCGCCATAGGCGCGGCGGTGTCCCTTCTTTTAATCCAGATGCTTATCGGAAACGTGATAACCCCTAAGGTCATGGGGGATAGCCTGGACGTCAGCCCGGTGGTGATACTCATATCCCTGTTTTTCTGGGGCTGGCTTTGGGGTGTCATAGGCGCGTTGCTGTCGGTCCCCATAGTGGCGATCATCAAGATAATATGCGAGAACGTCGATTCCCTGAACACGGTGGGAGTTATGATGGGAACGGGCAAACAGTATAAAAAGGAGTTCGAATGA
- a CDS encoding GNAT family N-acetyltransferase encodes MKEDGQTMSDDFINLTIEDLSDEHLCCIIRSRKPHKGIEAKRLWLSDRLKEGHVFRKLNAKAAVFIEYAPLERAWVPIIGDNYYYIYCLWVSGDYKGKGYGKLLMEYCLTEAKEKGRSGVCMLGAKRQKSWLSDQSFAKRFGFEVVDDTDRGYELLARSFDGTISSFGKNVKNEEIENKALTIYYDMQCPYVYQSIETIKLHCERNDVPVSFIPVDTLQKAKELPCVFNNWCVFYKGRFETVNLLDKSYLERILKK; translated from the coding sequence ATGAAAGAGGATGGCCAAACTATGAGCGATGATTTTATAAACTTAACGATAGAAGATCTCTCCGACGAGCATCTATGCTGCATCATTCGCAGCAGAAAACCCCATAAAGGTATCGAAGCAAAGCGACTATGGCTTTCGGATAGGCTTAAAGAGGGGCACGTTTTTAGGAAACTCAACGCAAAAGCTGCGGTTTTTATCGAGTACGCTCCCCTTGAAAGAGCTTGGGTTCCGATAATAGGCGATAACTACTATTATATATATTGTCTGTGGGTTTCCGGCGATTACAAGGGAAAGGGATACGGGAAACTGTTGATGGAATACTGTCTGACCGAGGCCAAAGAAAAGGGTAGATCCGGCGTCTGTATGCTTGGAGCAAAGAGACAGAAGTCTTGGCTTTCGGACCAATCCTTTGCCAAGAGGTTTGGTTTTGAGGTCGTGGACGACACCGACAGGGGTTACGAATTGCTTGCGCGTTCTTTCGATGGAACGATCTCTTCCTTTGGGAAAAACGTCAAAAACGAAGAGATAGAAAACAAGGCTCTGACTATTTACTACGATATGCAATGTCCCTACGTCTACCAAAGTATCGAGACGATAAAGCTTCATTGTGAGAGGAACGACGTTCCCGTGTCTTTTATCCCGGTGGATACGCTCCAGAAAGCAAAGGAATTGCCTTGCGTTTTCAACAACTGGTGCGTCTTTTACAAAGGAAGATTTGAGACGGTGAACCTGTTGGACAAATCTTATTTAGAAAGAATTCTTAAAAAGTAG
- a CDS encoding endonuclease MutS2, with the protein MYVSKAAYKSLEIEKIMFQFASRARSELGVFMLSRQEPFSDMDQVLKRQALIEGYRRYLSIQGNLPWSSDVASVDGLIEGASETGMMSGEELLRVRVLLHLAGRIRDSVGEVRDDFPALWTLARRVRDFSEDLERLSVLDEKGELYDGASPRLRDLRERIDELRRKIRKDCNGIINGSSSHMLQERVLSIRNGRSVLLVRQELVGRFPGILVDRSSSGNSAYMEPNCVVSLNNRMVELRQDERDEERRILRALTTGIMSRKGAVLEAQDVVGTMDMIYAISDLMDRERWTFPEMIGGTRFRLFQVRHPMLGSSAVPIDVHCGGAFRVLVITGPNTGGKTVALKTVGVSVFLAWCGLPIPAVEGSQIGEVSSLFSDIGDEQSIEQSLSTFSAHLKNVVDILEESDDRSLILLDELGAGTDPQEGAALGVALLKTFKRRGPLVMATTHHNPIKKFATTTDGVETASVDFDLSTLTPTYRLIMGIPGQSNALAIAERLGMHVEVLGEAEKVLKSGEASIETMIGELQKKTLHLDSQAASLAKERLEIEELKKAIEKDRRDLERIKRRTIMKADREAERVLEEAESQAREMLRGLEEAAKSAADRELNKHKKGVKKSKERSQVRQAVFEAKEIKERGSREIEVGDVVQVSGSGSAGEVLSMKGKRAVVLVGGLKIETDIKKLTLSDKKIRPEVSGPSISVSRPVGVPSSIMVRGMTVDEAMPLVADYLDRAVLAGYGEVTVIHGRGEGILRRKVHELCRRLPYVANFRLGENGEGGYGVTVVSFRE; encoded by the coding sequence ATGTATGTGTCGAAAGCGGCCTATAAAAGCCTAGAAATAGAGAAGATAATGTTCCAGTTCGCCTCTCGGGCTCGAAGCGAACTGGGCGTTTTTATGTTGTCTCGGCAGGAACCCTTTTCCGATATGGACCAGGTTCTCAAGAGACAGGCCCTGATCGAGGGGTACAGGAGGTATCTGTCTATACAGGGCAATTTGCCCTGGTCCTCCGACGTGGCTTCTGTTGACGGACTTATCGAAGGAGCCTCCGAGACCGGCATGATGTCGGGAGAGGAGCTTCTGCGTGTGCGTGTCCTCCTTCATCTGGCTGGGCGTATCCGCGATTCCGTAGGAGAGGTCAGGGACGATTTTCCCGCCCTGTGGACTTTGGCCAGAAGGGTTCGGGATTTTTCCGAGGATCTCGAAAGGCTATCCGTGTTGGACGAGAAGGGTGAGCTCTACGACGGAGCATCTCCGAGGCTGAGGGATCTGAGGGAGAGGATAGACGAACTACGGAGAAAAATAAGGAAAGACTGTAACGGCATAATCAACGGTAGTTCCTCCCATATGCTGCAGGAGAGGGTCCTCTCCATAAGAAACGGCAGATCGGTCCTTCTGGTTAGACAGGAGCTCGTGGGAAGGTTCCCGGGGATATTGGTAGATCGTTCCTCATCGGGAAACTCCGCTTACATGGAGCCCAACTGCGTGGTCTCCCTGAACAATCGCATGGTGGAGCTCCGTCAGGACGAGAGAGACGAGGAAAGACGAATCCTCCGGGCCCTTACCACCGGTATAATGTCCAGAAAAGGGGCCGTCCTCGAGGCCCAGGACGTTGTAGGAACCATGGATATGATATATGCCATATCGGATTTGATGGATAGGGAGAGATGGACCTTTCCGGAGATGATCGGGGGGACCCGTTTCAGACTGTTCCAGGTGCGTCATCCTATGCTCGGTTCGTCGGCGGTTCCCATTGACGTCCATTGCGGTGGGGCTTTCAGGGTCCTGGTCATCACCGGTCCCAATACGGGAGGAAAGACCGTGGCTCTCAAGACCGTAGGAGTGTCGGTCTTTCTGGCCTGGTGCGGTCTGCCGATCCCGGCGGTGGAGGGCTCTCAGATCGGAGAGGTGTCGTCTCTTTTCTCCGATATCGGCGACGAGCAGAGCATAGAGCAAAGTCTCTCGACCTTCAGTGCCCACCTCAAGAACGTCGTGGACATATTGGAGGAGTCGGATGACCGATCCCTGATCCTTCTGGACGAGCTGGGTGCGGGTACCGATCCCCAGGAGGGAGCCGCACTTGGGGTCGCGTTGCTCAAGACCTTCAAGAGAAGAGGTCCTTTGGTAATGGCGACCACCCATCACAATCCCATAAAAAAGTTCGCTACCACCACCGACGGAGTAGAGACAGCCAGCGTGGATTTCGACCTATCCACCCTTACCCCGACCTACCGGCTGATAATGGGTATTCCGGGACAGAGCAACGCCCTGGCCATAGCTGAGAGGCTAGGAATGCACGTGGAGGTCCTGGGAGAGGCAGAGAAGGTGCTTAAAAGCGGAGAGGCCTCTATAGAGACCATGATAGGCGAGCTTCAGAAGAAGACCCTTCACCTCGACTCTCAGGCCGCCTCTTTGGCCAAGGAGAGGCTTGAGATAGAGGAGCTTAAAAAAGCCATCGAAAAAGACCGTCGCGATCTTGAGAGGATAAAAAGACGGACCATCATGAAGGCCGATAGAGAGGCGGAGAGGGTCCTGGAGGAGGCGGAGAGCCAGGCCAGGGAGATGCTCCGAGGTCTTGAGGAGGCCGCTAAATCGGCAGCTGACAGGGAGTTGAACAAACACAAAAAAGGGGTCAAAAAATCGAAGGAACGATCCCAGGTCCGTCAGGCTGTATTCGAGGCCAAGGAGATAAAGGAACGGGGCTCCAGGGAGATAGAGGTTGGAGACGTGGTTCAGGTCTCCGGATCCGGTTCGGCTGGAGAGGTGCTCTCCATGAAGGGAAAGAGAGCGGTCGTCCTGGTGGGAGGTCTGAAGATAGAGACGGATATCAAAAAACTTACGTTGAGCGACAAGAAGATACGCCCGGAGGTTTCCGGTCCTTCAATCTCAGTATCTCGCCCCGTAGGGGTCCCTAGCTCCATAATGGTACGGGGAATGACGGTGGACGAGGCCATGCCTCTCGTGGCGGATTACCTGGACAGGGCTGTCCTGGCTGGTTACGGAGAGGTTACCGTGATTCACGGAAGGGGCGAAGGTATTCTGCGTAGAAAGGTCCACGAGCTATGTCGCCGTCTACCCTATGTGGCGAACTTCCGCCTAGGCGAAAACGGGGAAGGCGGCTACGGGGTGACAGTGGTCAGCTTCAGGGAGTAG
- a CDS encoding CvpA family protein, whose amino-acid sequence MNIGLAIDLIFLFVTVIFAVKGMLRGLMGEVISLVATVGGLVLAFRLADQGAAFLMEAFDGLSLPAGKVISMVIVFVVVVLLGALLTRICRAFLTITSLTFLDRMLGLAAGCVKSVALLLVLFVLLSMVKPLVPQEVLKQSRSMILAATIWPHVAPYAAKSGLLPDEGSSYPVDTGDI is encoded by the coding sequence ATGAATATAGGACTGGCAATAGACCTGATATTTCTGTTTGTCACGGTGATTTTCGCGGTCAAGGGAATGTTGCGAGGCCTTATGGGAGAGGTCATATCCCTGGTGGCCACGGTGGGAGGTCTGGTTTTGGCTTTTCGCCTGGCCGACCAGGGTGCTGCTTTTCTGATGGAGGCTTTCGACGGTCTGTCCCTTCCTGCCGGCAAGGTGATCTCCATGGTGATAGTCTTCGTCGTGGTCGTCCTTCTGGGTGCCCTGTTGACCAGGATATGCAGGGCTTTTCTGACCATCACCTCCCTCACCTTTCTGGATCGAATGCTGGGACTGGCCGCCGGGTGCGTTAAGTCGGTGGCCCTTCTGTTGGTCCTCTTCGTGCTGCTCTCCATGGTGAAGCCTCTGGTGCCCCAGGAAGTTTTGAAACAGAGTCGTTCAATGATTTTGGCCGCGACCATATGGCCTCACGTCGCGCCCTATGCGGCCAAGAGCGGGCTTTTGCCCGATGAAGGGAGTTCCTATCCCGTCGATACGGGGGATATCTGA
- the pheT gene encoding phenylalanine--tRNA ligase subunit beta produces MLVSWNWLNELVDLPVSMETVAERLTVTGNEIEAIHRPCERLAGIVVAQVSSIVPHPSSENLLLVELDRGNGSTTCVTAAKNLSVGDKVPYAPGGATVADGTVLGDRDFDGVVSSGMMLSAEELGLPDVADEFGILRLPEHLTAGDDAVKALGLDDFVLELSITPNRGDMLSMRGIAREVIALFPEASMKNEDEPVSLGDPDWNFDFRGITLEDDGCPVYLMGMAEKLKIAPSPLEARIRLSLCGMRPVNNVVDVTNLTMLALGQPLHAFDTDRLPDRSISVRSALQGERFVTLDHKERTLDSSDLVICSGDSSVALAGVMGGLNSEIEDGTTRLLLESAIFDPARIGSTSRRLGLPSEASYRYARGVDPELPERAIDYAFSLLRDWGCAEVASGVARAFRGDMNRPVVSLTKRKLARIAQWDDMKEASSILSRLGLVEVEANEDDCVRSFKVPSYRPDISIEEDLVEEVARIRGYDVIPSRIPGCSYSAGKLGAVTATSRELRSLAIARGYVEVVSYSFHSPKYRDILRLEDDPRGRFLSLSNPISGELSVMRSTMLPGLLESLRRTLRSGWRGPVRLFESGRVFRLDEKDELIEFDRISGLVYPGKDTRSPYGESVVDDLLSVKADVQSFGLSRKVRFSFVQGEEPFGHLGQTAHIVYDSAVIGFMVRLKPAVESELDLDGPVYCFEFDLAPLLEDPVLRFGQGSSYPPVFRDVSLLSDSSVSVESVVEDIESLADDLLDKVRLFDIYEGKGIPEGKRSLAFSMAYRSSDRTLKDKEIDSVHDELRSRLEEKGYSLR; encoded by the coding sequence CCGTGCGAGAGGTTGGCCGGGATAGTGGTGGCCCAGGTGTCCTCGATAGTTCCCCATCCTAGCAGCGAAAACCTCCTGCTGGTGGAGCTCGATAGGGGGAACGGCTCCACCACATGTGTAACCGCCGCTAAGAACCTGTCCGTAGGCGACAAGGTCCCCTACGCTCCCGGTGGCGCTACCGTAGCCGACGGAACCGTGTTGGGCGACAGGGATTTCGACGGCGTGGTCAGCTCGGGTATGATGCTTTCCGCCGAGGAGCTGGGACTTCCCGACGTGGCGGACGAGTTCGGTATACTGAGGCTCCCCGAGCATCTGACCGCAGGAGACGACGCAGTCAAGGCCCTGGGTTTGGACGACTTCGTATTGGAGCTTTCTATAACGCCCAACAGAGGGGATATGTTGAGCATGAGAGGGATCGCCAGAGAGGTGATAGCCCTCTTTCCCGAGGCGTCCATGAAAAATGAGGACGAGCCCGTCTCTCTGGGCGATCCCGACTGGAACTTCGACTTCAGAGGCATAACCCTGGAGGACGATGGATGTCCGGTCTATCTCATGGGTATGGCGGAGAAATTGAAGATAGCGCCGTCACCTCTTGAGGCCAGGATCCGGCTGTCTCTTTGCGGAATGAGGCCGGTCAACAACGTGGTCGACGTTACCAACCTGACCATGCTCGCCCTGGGGCAGCCTCTTCATGCCTTCGATACCGACAGGTTGCCCGATCGGTCCATCTCGGTCCGTTCGGCCCTCCAGGGAGAGCGATTCGTGACGCTGGACCACAAGGAAAGGACCCTCGATTCGTCGGATCTCGTCATATGCAGTGGCGATAGCTCTGTGGCCCTGGCGGGGGTCATGGGAGGGTTGAACTCAGAGATAGAGGATGGCACGACTAGGTTACTCCTGGAGAGCGCCATATTCGATCCTGCCAGAATAGGCTCGACCTCCCGTCGTCTGGGACTTCCCAGCGAGGCCTCCTATCGCTACGCCAGAGGGGTGGATCCGGAGCTTCCGGAGAGAGCCATAGACTACGCTTTCTCCCTACTGAGAGACTGGGGATGTGCGGAGGTCGCCTCCGGCGTGGCCAGAGCCTTCAGAGGCGATATGAACCGCCCGGTGGTGTCCCTCACGAAAAGGAAACTGGCCCGAATCGCCCAGTGGGACGATATGAAAGAGGCGTCCTCCATCCTGTCGAGGCTGGGACTTGTCGAGGTCGAGGCCAATGAGGACGACTGCGTGCGAAGTTTCAAAGTCCCTTCCTATCGTCCGGATATATCCATAGAGGAGGATCTCGTGGAGGAGGTCGCCAGGATAAGGGGATACGATGTGATACCTTCCCGAATTCCCGGATGCTCCTACAGTGCGGGAAAACTGGGAGCCGTGACCGCGACATCGAGAGAGCTGAGGTCGCTTGCCATCGCCAGAGGGTACGTGGAGGTCGTCTCTTACAGCTTCCATTCGCCTAAATACAGAGATATACTGCGCCTTGAGGACGATCCCAGAGGTCGTTTCCTGTCTCTCAGCAACCCGATAAGCGGGGAGCTGTCCGTAATGAGATCGACCATGTTGCCCGGACTTCTTGAGTCCCTGAGGCGGACCCTGAGGTCGGGTTGGAGAGGTCCCGTCAGGCTTTTCGAGTCCGGAAGGGTCTTCAGACTGGACGAAAAGGACGAGTTGATCGAGTTCGACAGGATCTCCGGTCTGGTCTATCCCGGCAAGGATACACGCAGCCCTTACGGCGAATCCGTCGTAGACGACCTACTGTCCGTGAAGGCGGACGTCCAGTCCTTTGGGTTGTCCAGAAAGGTCCGTTTTTCCTTCGTCCAGGGGGAGGAGCCCTTCGGACATCTTGGGCAAACGGCCCATATCGTGTATGATAGTGCGGTGATAGGCTTTATGGTCAGACTGAAACCGGCCGTAGAGAGCGAGTTGGACCTGGACGGCCCGGTTTACTGTTTCGAGTTCGATCTGGCTCCTCTGCTGGAGGATCCTGTCTTGCGGTTCGGTCAGGGCTCCTCTTATCCTCCGGTTTTCAGGGACGTGTCCTTGCTGTCCGATTCCTCCGTCTCGGTCGAATCGGTGGTGGAGGATATAGAATCCCTCGCCGACGATCTTCTCGATAAGGTCAGGCTGTTCGATATATACGAGGGAAAGGGGATCCCCGAGGGCAAGAGGAGTCTTGCGTTTTCCATGGCATACAGAAGTTCGGACAGGACCCTTAAGGACAAGGAGATCGACTCCGTACACGATGAATTAAGGTCCAGACTGGAAGAAAAAGGCTATTCTCTCCGCTGA